A single window of Rhizobium indicum DNA harbors:
- a CDS encoding FRG domain-containing protein, translated as MPDIVTHKPGSFSEVMQLVEAFQDAHETSWYRGVGNAEHSLTPTIFRHPKHTKIEKIHEMETALSSVFEQRSPPFVSQAFKSVWERMFYMQHYGIPTRLLDWTESPFIALYFALTSSERTKTGKPKNDAAFWMLDPILWNRGALSDISFNGGILDPNREQVKSYSPEADLDERKNLPIMIYGTHNSPRIVAQRGMFALFGKSVDAMDKSYSDNPFADGTLHKVVIDKDIRDTVAHSLFRKGISDSTIYPDLHGLSLELRRSFGFSQ; from the coding sequence ATGCCAGACATCGTTACTCATAAGCCGGGTAGCTTTTCGGAAGTGATGCAGCTTGTTGAAGCGTTCCAAGATGCCCATGAGACTTCGTGGTATCGAGGCGTTGGTAACGCGGAGCATTCCCTGACCCCCACAATATTTCGGCATCCAAAGCATACGAAAATTGAGAAAATCCATGAGATGGAGACTGCTCTCTCGTCTGTATTCGAGCAACGCTCACCACCGTTTGTAAGTCAAGCTTTCAAAAGCGTTTGGGAACGAATGTTTTACATGCAGCACTACGGCATACCTACCCGGTTACTAGACTGGACGGAAAGCCCGTTTATCGCATTATACTTTGCGCTTACCTCTTCCGAAAGGACAAAGACGGGGAAACCAAAGAATGATGCGGCATTTTGGATGCTCGATCCAATTTTGTGGAACCGTGGCGCGCTCAGCGACATCTCCTTCAATGGAGGTATTCTCGACCCAAACCGTGAGCAAGTGAAAAGTTATAGCCCCGAAGCGGATCTTGATGAGCGGAAGAATCTTCCGATAATGATTTACGGCACTCACAATAGCCCGCGGATAGTGGCGCAACGAGGAATGTTCGCCTTGTTCGGAAAAAGCGTCGATGCCATGGATAAAAGCTACTCAGATAATCCCTTTGCCGATGGAACGCTGCATAAAGTCGTCATAGATAAGGACATACGGGATACCGTTGCGCATTCGCTCTTCCGCAAGGGGATATCCGACTCAACAATTTACCCCGATCTTCACGGCTTATCGCTTGAACTAAGGCGATCTTTTGGGTTTTCGCAATGA
- a CDS encoding DUF262 domain-containing protein, with translation MSILRITPHNPKTLVWWYNHREDIDFDPPYQRRGRLWSVEDKAFLIDSIINGFDVPKLYLADFQIGQSALNNSKLPYAIIDGKQRLEAIFDFFENKLVLGPSFSFKKDPSLKIAGLSLRDLRRSHPKVAEEFENASLDIMSVFAEDEADINEIFVRLNKSKPLTGAEVRNAVIGPVSDLIRVLSSHAFFIENIRFGVSRAADLNAAAKLLLFEYAGKPTATKKTNLDEFARQDVDREKLELAARRALDTLTAISEIFIPRDPLLASAGIIPVYYWFIRGIPEEQRFGVRQFLNDFEVQRKENREMQKDVGEESLNPSLARFDTLNRSTNDQQSHVGRIQILEEFFNQWPLR, from the coding sequence ATGAGCATTCTCAGGATAACTCCGCATAATCCGAAAACTCTAGTGTGGTGGTACAATCACCGGGAAGACATTGACTTTGACCCGCCATATCAGCGCCGTGGTAGGCTTTGGTCTGTAGAAGACAAAGCTTTCTTGATCGATTCCATTATAAATGGATTTGACGTACCCAAGTTATACTTGGCCGATTTTCAGATAGGTCAATCAGCGCTCAACAACTCCAAGCTTCCGTACGCAATTATCGATGGAAAGCAACGCTTGGAAGCGATTTTCGACTTCTTTGAAAATAAGCTCGTGCTTGGCCCCAGCTTCTCATTCAAGAAGGATCCGTCCTTGAAAATCGCTGGCTTAAGCCTGAGAGACCTGCGGAGATCGCATCCGAAGGTTGCAGAGGAATTTGAGAACGCATCCCTAGACATTATGAGCGTCTTTGCAGAAGACGAAGCCGATATTAATGAGATTTTCGTTCGTTTGAACAAATCAAAACCCCTTACGGGAGCCGAAGTCCGTAATGCCGTAATAGGACCGGTATCGGATCTTATTCGCGTCTTAAGCTCTCATGCTTTCTTTATAGAAAATATCAGATTTGGCGTCTCGCGCGCAGCAGACCTCAATGCCGCGGCAAAGCTGTTGCTCTTTGAGTACGCTGGAAAGCCTACAGCTACCAAGAAAACAAACTTGGACGAGTTTGCGCGGCAAGATGTAGATAGAGAAAAACTAGAACTAGCGGCTCGAAGAGCCTTGGACACGCTCACCGCTATATCTGAGATCTTTATACCGCGTGACCCTCTACTCGCGTCCGCAGGCATAATTCCGGTTTACTATTGGTTTATTCGAGGCATCCCCGAGGAGCAGCGCTTCGGAGTGCGACAGTTTCTGAACGACTTTGAAGTGCAGCGTAAAGAGAATCGAGAAATGCAAAAAGATGTGGGAGAGGAAAGCCTTAATCCTTCCTTGGCTCGCTTTGACACCCTTAATAGAAGTACTAATGACCAACAAAGCCATGTTGGCCGAATCCAGATACTAGAAGAGTTCTTTAACCAATGGCCGTTGCGTTAA
- a CDS encoding SDR family NAD(P)-dependent oxidoreductase, with translation MSRIFITGSTDGLGLAAARTLMKEGHDVVLHARSRERAAAISEISAAALGIVIGDLARATETRSIAEQVNAIGRMDAVIHNAGIYLERSRGETPEGHAKTLAVNVLAPYLLTAWITRPDRLVYLSSGMHRSGSSALDDIDWKKRPWNASQAYSESKLYIATLAAALARHWPDVLSNAVDPGWVPTKMGGAGAPDDLEMGHLTQTWLAAGDGEAAKVSGGYWYHRQRREAAAEVSDTGFQDALVEKLARLTGVRLFAERP, from the coding sequence ATGAGCCGTATTTTCATCACCGGTTCCACCGATGGCCTCGGCCTTGCCGCGGCACGCACCCTGATGAAGGAAGGCCATGACGTCGTGCTGCATGCCCGCTCCAGGGAGCGTGCAGCCGCTATCTCAGAGATTTCGGCCGCGGCGCTCGGCATCGTCATCGGCGATCTCGCCCGCGCCACGGAAACGCGCTCGATCGCCGAGCAGGTCAACGCTATCGGCCGCATGGACGCCGTCATTCACAATGCCGGCATCTACCTCGAGAGGAGCCGGGGCGAAACGCCGGAAGGCCACGCCAAGACGCTGGCGGTGAATGTGCTTGCCCCCTATCTGCTCACCGCCTGGATCACCCGCCCCGATCGCCTGGTCTATCTCAGCAGCGGCATGCACCGCAGCGGCAGCAGCGCCCTTGACGATATCGACTGGAAGAAGCGGCCGTGGAACGCCAGCCAGGCCTACTCGGAAAGCAAGCTCTATATCGCCACCCTCGCCGCCGCCCTCGCCCGCCATTGGCCGGATGTTCTCAGCAACGCGGTGGATCCCGGGTGGGTACCGACCAAGATGGGTGGCGCCGGCGCGCCCGATGACCTGGAGATGGGGCATCTTACGCAGACATGGCTTGCGGCAGGTGATGGCGAAGCTGCGAAGGTCAGCGGCGGTTATTGGTATCATCGGCAGCGGCGGGAGGCGGCGGCGGAGGTTAGCGATACTGGGTTTCAGGATGCGCTAGTGGAGAAGCTTGCCAGACTCACAGGTGTTCGTCTGTTCGCGGAGCGCCCGTAG
- a CDS encoding XRE family transcriptional regulator, whose translation MAPDASTATIKFSPDAPNPKQFRYHSVMPATIKRERPIYNPAVLRWARERRGLDIEHVAEKLHQSVARIQAWENASEVPTVNQARTLADLYERSFMEFFLDELPPVKEPLLIPDFRAHRGMTIPREVVALKDIQYWAEAQRENALDLFEEVGEQEPRFPDILGCTTAANPEDVARIAREAMDFSIETQLAFKSADQVKFPAILRRHIEKLGVLTLKNTALRDVGARGMCIAKFPLPVIVFGNEAPTAQAFTLAHELAHLTLHQSGIIAPLSAQPSTTVEGWCDRFAAAFLMPRTTVIARAGPVPTQPAPFISDGNVNDLASTFRVSAHAMLIRLVHLGYVLPAFYWSIKKPQFEQQEASYKSFGRSEYYGTRFRNALGDLYTGLVIEAWSNGRITNHNAAQYMGIKNLQHLNDIRDHFS comes from the coding sequence GTGGCACCTGACGCATCAACTGCCACAATAAAATTTTCGCCGGATGCACCAAATCCTAAACAATTTCGTTATCATTCAGTTATGCCAGCTACTATAAAGCGCGAACGCCCGATCTATAATCCTGCTGTTCTGCGGTGGGCACGGGAGCGGCGTGGCCTGGACATCGAGCACGTAGCCGAGAAGCTTCACCAGTCAGTCGCACGTATACAAGCTTGGGAAAACGCTTCCGAGGTACCGACAGTCAACCAAGCCCGTACCCTCGCAGACCTCTATGAACGCTCTTTCATGGAGTTCTTCCTTGATGAACTGCCCCCAGTCAAAGAACCACTGCTGATTCCGGACTTTCGCGCTCATCGGGGCATGACCATCCCTCGCGAAGTCGTTGCGCTCAAAGACATCCAATATTGGGCGGAAGCCCAGCGTGAAAACGCACTCGATCTTTTCGAAGAAGTCGGTGAGCAGGAACCGCGTTTCCCGGACATTCTCGGCTGCACTACGGCCGCAAACCCAGAGGATGTTGCTCGAATTGCCCGGGAGGCCATGGATTTTTCGATTGAGACACAGCTTGCTTTCAAATCTGCCGATCAAGTGAAGTTTCCTGCGATTCTTCGCCGTCACATTGAAAAGCTTGGCGTCCTGACGCTCAAGAACACGGCGCTGCGGGATGTCGGAGCGCGCGGAATGTGCATCGCCAAATTCCCGCTGCCAGTGATCGTCTTCGGTAACGAAGCGCCGACCGCGCAAGCTTTCACACTTGCTCATGAACTAGCCCATCTAACCCTTCATCAAAGTGGTATCATCGCTCCGCTCAGCGCGCAGCCCTCGACAACCGTCGAAGGGTGGTGCGATCGGTTCGCGGCAGCATTTCTTATGCCTCGAACTACGGTCATAGCCAGGGCTGGACCAGTGCCAACCCAACCGGCGCCGTTCATCTCTGATGGAAACGTAAATGATCTCGCGTCTACATTTCGCGTAAGCGCGCACGCCATGCTCATTCGCCTGGTGCACCTGGGCTACGTTCTGCCGGCATTCTATTGGAGCATTAAAAAACCCCAGTTTGAGCAGCAAGAAGCGAGCTACAAAAGCTTCGGACGATCTGAATATTATGGCACGAGATTCCGAAACGCGCTCGGGGACCTTTATACCGGGCTGGTTATAGAAGCATGGTCCAACGGCCGCATTACCAATCACAATGCCGCGCAATACATGGGTATAAAGAATCTTCAGCACCTGAATGATATCAGGGATCATTTCAGCTGA
- a CDS encoding DUF4411 family protein, protein MVKKYCFDTSGISNPLETMPEDIHKTLWAHFKAFVLSDYIAVTPEIFEEMCHIAGDLGQFVNVSKEFMVLEVGSPDWDWQTYIGHSNQLLTRHRDCISEFTGGSAKTICVNDMTIIALAKTLNVPVVSMENLIREETQTTKRKIPNICRAEGVVHLAFSDFLRRENLRF, encoded by the coding sequence ATGGTGAAAAAATATTGTTTCGATACGTCCGGAATATCAAATCCTCTTGAAACTATGCCGGAGGACATCCACAAAACGCTTTGGGCACATTTCAAAGCATTCGTTCTCAGCGATTACATCGCAGTCACACCAGAAATTTTCGAGGAAATGTGCCACATTGCCGGCGATCTCGGACAATTCGTCAACGTATCAAAAGAGTTCATGGTGCTTGAAGTTGGAAGCCCTGATTGGGATTGGCAAACATACATAGGTCACTCGAACCAGTTGCTCACACGCCACCGGGACTGCATTTCCGAGTTCACGGGAGGCTCCGCAAAAACTATCTGCGTCAACGACATGACCATTATCGCACTGGCAAAGACCCTTAATGTGCCAGTCGTGAGCATGGAAAATCTGATCAGGGAAGAGACCCAAACCACCAAGCGTAAGATCCCAAACATCTGCCGTGCAGAAGGTGTGGTGCATCTTGCGTTCAGCGATTTCCTCAGACGAGAAAATCTGAGATTCTGA
- a CDS encoding MBL fold metallo-hydrolase: MDSPAFDLAFEPAYGQAVPVVSGVERVTVNNPGPFTFFGTNSYIVGASSVAIIDPGPEDEAHYQALMAALGGRAVTHIFVSHTHRDHSPLARRLQAATGAVTVGQGPHRPARPLRDGEINPFSESSDLSFVPDITLSDGQTLSGDGWALSAVLTPGHTANHAAFALAGRDILFSGDHVMAWSTSIVAPPDGSMADYMTSLDRLIAREDRLLLPGHGGPVTQPAGFLRALKAHRLKREQAVLARVQAGDQRIAEMVKVIYRDTDPKLHGAAALSVLAHIEDLLERGEIAADGPPTLAAHYRPAS, from the coding sequence ATGGACAGTCCCGCATTCGACCTCGCTTTCGAGCCGGCCTATGGGCAGGCCGTGCCGGTTGTTTCAGGTGTCGAGCGGGTTACAGTGAACAATCCCGGGCCTTTCACCTTTTTCGGCACCAACAGCTATATCGTCGGCGCTTCCTCCGTCGCGATCATCGATCCCGGCCCGGAGGACGAGGCGCATTATCAAGCACTGATGGCAGCCCTTGGCGGACGCGCGGTGACGCATATCTTCGTCAGCCACACGCATCGCGACCACTCGCCGCTGGCGAGGCGCCTGCAGGCGGCAACGGGGGCGGTGACGGTGGGGCAAGGGCCGCACCGGCCGGCGCGGCCGCTGCGCGACGGCGAGATCAATCCCTTTTCCGAAAGCTCGGATCTATCATTCGTGCCCGATATAACGCTCAGTGACGGCCAAACCCTATCGGGCGATGGCTGGGCGCTGAGCGCGGTGCTGACGCCGGGGCACACGGCCAATCATGCCGCCTTCGCGCTTGCGGGTCGTGACATCCTGTTCTCAGGCGATCATGTCATGGCCTGGTCGACCTCGATCGTCGCGCCGCCGGATGGCTCGATGGCGGATTACATGACCTCGCTTGACCGGCTGATTGCGCGTGAGGACCGGCTGCTGCTGCCCGGCCATGGCGGGCCGGTGACGCAGCCGGCCGGATTCCTCCGGGCGCTGAAGGCGCATCGCCTCAAGCGCGAGCAGGCGGTGCTGGCGCGCGTCCAGGCGGGCGACCAGCGGATTGCCGAGATGGTCAAGGTAATCTATCGCGATACCGATCCGAAGCTGCATGGGGCGGCAGCCCTTTCCGTGCTCGCCCATATCGAGGATCTTTTGGAGCGCGGCGAGATTGCGGCGGATGGGCCGCCAACGCTTGCCGCCCACTACCGGCCGGCGTCATGA